The following are from one region of the Hippocampus zosterae strain Florida chromosome 9, ASM2543408v3, whole genome shotgun sequence genome:
- the arhgef25b gene encoding rho guanine nucleotide exchange factor 25 isoform X2 → MKNLAKIQGRTEQLKRHKVEKISESSKQILLTDSNQHTKMEFKWARRFSVAAGWKESYSVATVDSTINLALGSAPHRASGSSSPGSGRSRHPVSALKKWLTSPVRKLSSDAGGGTARVDKQMCRSDKRQQPSLLSNGGAQPRPLDLYDSDFMIIPSTDAAWNDRLLSREASSSSLQPSREGDLLDLLPDGETQSLSHTSSVNTLQDEDNSCNVTEDAGSQLLVAVDSEEERNIAFEKSLYVLTELIETERLYVEDLGLVVEGYMAAMTNQGVPEDLKGKDRIVFGNIHQIYDWHKSYFLGELEKCVAEPDTLAQLFIKHERRLHMYVVYCQNKPKSEHVVSEYIETFFEDLRQQLGHRLQLNDLLIKPVQRIMKYQLLLKDFLKYYSKAGRDIEQLQRAVEVTCFVPKRCNDMMNVGRLQGFVGKITAQGKLLQQDTFSVSEQEGCMLSRPKERRVFLFEQLVIFSEPIDKKKGFSLPGYNFKNSIKVSCLGVEQNSSEGPCSLVLTSRGTNGSVTRFVMQASSSEIQQAWLGDVVQILETQRNFLNALQSPIEYQRRESKSNSLGRNMKSPSGLQPYLSASMGRQQQLGLLSYNTSLPSLHPPHHSPAAKAASNPCAMTRQAAHLQLSSQPQLTLCPEMTGNHHSLQVVTAAFQAAILHDSET, encoded by the exons AGTCATACTCCGTGGCGACCGTCGACAGTACCATTAACCTGGCGCTGGGCTCGGCGCCCCACCGGGCCTCAGGCAGCTCCAGCCCGGGCTCTGGAAGATCACGGCACCCCGTCAGCGCCTTGAAGAAGTGGCTCACCAGCCCAGTCCGGAAGCTAAGCTCCGACGCCGGGGGAGGGACGGCGCGGGTCGACAAGCAGATGTGCAGGTCGGACAAGAGACAGCAGCCGTCACTCCTTTCCAACGGCGGAGCTCAGCCGAGGCCTTTGGACCTGTATGATAGCGACTTCATGATCATCCCCTCGACAGATGCG GCGTGGAATGATAGGCTGTTGAGTCGCGAAGCTTCATCGTCTTCTCTCCAGCCTTCCCGTGAGGGTGATTTATTGGACCTCCTGCCTGACGGAGAAACACAAAGTCTT AGCCATACATCCAGTGTCAACACTCTCCAAGATGAGGACAACAGCTGCAATGTGACCGAAGATGCTGGCAGCCAGTTGTTGGTGGCTGTGGACAGCGAGGAAGAAAGAAACATTGCCTTTGAGAAGAGCTT GTATGTGCTGACAGAGTTGATAGAGACTGAAAGGTTGTATGTGGAAGACCTTGGACTCGTTGTGGAG GGCTATATGGCAGCCATGACCAATCAGGGCGTTCCAGAAGACCTTAAAGGGAAAGACAGGATTGTTTTCGGAAACATCCATCAGATCTACGACTGGCATAAAAG TTACTTCCTGGGTGAGCTGGAGAAATGTGTGGCTGAACCGGACACTTTAGCCCAGCTGTTCATCAAGCAT GAGCGTCGTCTTCACATGTATGTGGTCTACTGCCAGAACAAGCCCAAATCGGAGCACGTTGTCTCCGAGTACATCGAGACCTTCTTTGAG GATCTCAGACAGCAGTTGGGTCACAGGCTGCAGCTCAATGATCTGCTGATCAAACCCGTCCAACGGATCATGAAGTATCAGCTTCTGCTCAAG GACTTCCTAAAGTATTACAGCAAAGCAGGGCGTGATATTGAGCAACTCCAG AGGGCGGTGGAGGTCACATGTTTTGTGCCGAAACGATGCAACGACATGATGAACGTGGGCAGGCTGCAAGGCTTTGTG GGGAAAATCACAGCTCAGGGGAAGCTCCTCCAGCAGGATACCTTCTCTGTGAGCGAGCAGGAAGGCTGCATGTTGTCCAGACCCAAGGAGAGGAGGGTCTTCCTGTTTGAGCAGCTGGTCATCTTCAGTGAGCCAATTGATAAGAAAAAGGGATTTTCTTTACCTGgctacaattttaaaaatagcatcAAG GTCAGCTGCTTGGGCGTGGAGCAGAATTCCAGTGAGGGCCCGTGCTCTCTTGTCCTGACGTCACGCGGGACAAACGGCAGCGTGACTCGCTTCGTCATGCAGGCATCCTCTTCGGAAATACAACAAGCTTGGCTCGGTGACGTTGTGCAGATTTTAGAGACTCAAAGGAACTTCCTCAATG CCCTGCAGTCTCCTATTGAGTACCAACGAAGGGAGAGCAAATCAAACAGCCTCGGCAGGAACATGAAGTCTCCAAGTGGCCTGCAGCCTTATTTGTCAGCATCGATGGGCCGCCAGCAGCAGCTGGGCCTGCTGTCTTATAACACCTCCCTTCCGTCGCTGCATCCGCCCCACCACAGCCCGGCTGCAAAAGCA GCCTCGAACCCTTGTGCCATGACACGTCAAGCAGCCCACCTTCAGCTCTCATCACAGCCACAGCTCACTTTATGTCCTGAAATGACAGGAAACCACCACAGCTTGCAG GTCGTGACTGCCGCTTTCCAGGCAGCCATTCTTCATGACAGTGAAACTTAA